In Paraflavitalea devenefica, the following are encoded in one genomic region:
- a CDS encoding transglutaminase domain-containing protein yields the protein MNGLLLASLFYFYTEKQYENNLFASMAAYVRGLVPTPGLSSFVNTEDSLLTKSVEVVYLLGERRLTVFGPHQVKGIKADFIQPVSIDLMTGQGACGSRAYVLGRLLQEMSIDVRFPQMTVNDQKAGHILVEAKTSYGWVVLDASYNTFFRKQNGQLAGFADVKADWAHYQQQVPADYNMAYRYEDVRYTNWDKIPLVMPLIKNVMYWTMGKEKTDSYSLRSLVLRKFNVLFNITLGAYLLVTLFSLNIFIKARRKVAVTAGVKRFSHDNSTAVPAQQVS from the coding sequence TTGAATGGACTCCTGTTGGCATCGCTGTTTTATTTCTATACAGAAAAGCAGTATGAAAATAACCTGTTTGCCTCCATGGCTGCCTATGTACGTGGACTGGTGCCCACACCTGGCTTATCCTCCTTTGTGAATACGGAAGATAGTTTGCTGACAAAAAGCGTAGAGGTGGTGTACCTGCTGGGTGAAAGGCGATTAACTGTATTTGGGCCACATCAGGTAAAGGGAATAAAGGCAGACTTTATTCAACCGGTCAGCATTGATTTAATGACTGGTCAGGGAGCCTGTGGAAGCCGCGCCTATGTATTAGGCCGCTTGTTGCAGGAAATGAGTATTGATGTGCGCTTCCCGCAGATGACGGTAAATGATCAAAAAGCAGGACATATCCTGGTGGAAGCCAAAACGTCTTATGGTTGGGTAGTATTGGATGCTTCTTACAATACCTTTTTTAGAAAACAGAATGGGCAATTGGCCGGCTTTGCCGATGTAAAAGCTGACTGGGCACATTATCAACAACAGGTTCCCGCTGATTATAATATGGCCTACCGCTATGAGGACGTACGTTATACGAATTGGGATAAGATCCCACTTGTGATGCCCTTGATAAAGAATGTTATGTATTGGACAATGGGCAAAGAGAAGACGGATAGCTATTCTCTCCGGAGCCTGGTACTCAGGAAATTCAATGTCTTATTCAATATCACCCTGGGCGCTTACCTATTGGTGACGCTGTTTTCTCTCAATATATTTATAAAGGCCAGGCGTAAAGTGGCTGTTACCGCCGGGGTAAAACGCTTTTCCCATGACAATAGCACTGCAGTGCCGGCTCAGCAAGTAAGTTAA
- a CDS encoding glycosyltransferase family 4 protein: protein MEKELKAYRACLIHRPKREGFFSIEKVFNQVITSLKQKIRVEEMYLPYARLIPSAVWKNIRAVRKVSADIFHITGDIHYMALVLPSSKTILTIHDCGFLHNTKGIKRWVLKLFFLNLPVRHSRIITTISERSRNEIIQYSGCSPEKVIIVPNPVGGVFYFAPRAFNEIRPVLLFIGSTPNKNLERVINALENISCHLFIVGWVNEQQIDLLKKKNISFHRFWGLSEQELADVYAQSDMVLFPSTYEGFGLPIIEGQKSGRPVITSNISPMKEVAGEGACLVDPLNVASIRAGVERVIQDKSYREAIIQKGLKNVKQYEAIAIAEKYFQVYKNVIGQGNYDR from the coding sequence TTGGAAAAAGAATTAAAGGCATATAGAGCCTGCCTGATCCATCGTCCAAAGCGCGAAGGGTTCTTTAGCATCGAAAAAGTATTCAACCAGGTTATCACTTCACTTAAGCAAAAAATAAGGGTTGAAGAGATGTATCTGCCGTATGCCCGATTAATACCATCCGCTGTCTGGAAGAATATTCGGGCAGTGCGTAAAGTTTCTGCAGACATATTCCATATTACCGGTGACATTCATTATATGGCATTGGTGCTTCCGTCATCAAAGACCATTCTTACAATACATGATTGTGGTTTTTTGCATAACACAAAAGGTATTAAACGCTGGGTGCTAAAATTGTTTTTCCTGAATTTACCCGTTCGGCATTCCCGTATCATTACCACCATTTCAGAAAGATCACGGAATGAAATCATTCAATATTCCGGATGTTCTCCTGAAAAGGTAATAATTGTACCTAACCCGGTGGGAGGGGTTTTTTATTTTGCGCCCAGGGCTTTTAATGAAATCCGTCCCGTATTGCTTTTTATTGGCTCCACCCCTAATAAAAACCTGGAAAGGGTCATTAACGCTCTTGAAAATATCTCCTGCCATCTTTTTATTGTAGGCTGGGTTAATGAACAGCAAATTGACTTGCTGAAAAAAAAGAATATATCGTTTCACCGGTTTTGGGGATTATCGGAACAAGAATTAGCCGATGTATACGCACAGAGTGATATGGTATTGTTTCCATCCACTTACGAAGGATTTGGTCTGCCCATTATCGAGGGGCAAAAATCCGGACGCCCCGTGATCACCAGCAATATCAGCCCAATGAAAGAAGTAGCTGGTGAAGGAGCCTGTTTGGTAGACCCTCTGAACGTCGCCTCAATAAGAGCAGGTGTTGAACGGGTTATACAAGACAAATCTTACCGGGAGGCTATCATACAAAAAGGCCTGAAGAATGTGAAGCAATATGAGGCAATAGCCATTGCGGAAAAATATTTTCAGGTATATAAGAATGTTATAGGACAGGGTAATTATGATAGATAA
- a CDS encoding glycosyltransferase family 4 protein, translating to MKRLAIITTHPIQYNAPWFELLAQSKRLTVKVFYTWGQSIKGGNFDAGFGKVIQWDIPLLKGYDYTFVENTSASPGSHHFKGIVNPGLNKEVATWQPDAILIFGWSFQSHLNCIRYFHKKVPVLFRGDSTLLDEKSGIKRAVRRIFLKWVYRHIDIALYAGTNNKVYFTTHGLRDQQLVFAPHAIDNNRFADPHGELARQAKAWRTKLGYCEDDIVVLFAGKLEPKKNPEILLELAKKITNNKIKFLLVGNGEMEQQLKEKAANMRSVKFLDFQNQSVMPVVYRLGNIFILPSSGPGETWGLALNEAMACGIPVIASDKVGGAIDLIKPGVNGFIFKTGNVQELYSQLSGSIDPLKLIAMGNQSKEIIRLWSFEHILHAIHAIFYSGVRVEMTD from the coding sequence ATGAAACGGTTGGCGATCATTACAACACATCCCATTCAATATAATGCACCCTGGTTTGAGTTATTGGCTCAATCAAAGAGGTTGACAGTGAAGGTTTTTTATACATGGGGGCAATCGATAAAGGGTGGTAACTTTGATGCAGGGTTTGGGAAAGTAATACAGTGGGATATCCCTTTGCTGAAGGGATATGATTATACATTTGTTGAGAATACTTCAGCCAGCCCTGGGAGCCATCATTTTAAAGGGATTGTCAATCCCGGATTGAATAAGGAAGTAGCTACCTGGCAGCCGGATGCTATACTCATATTCGGTTGGAGTTTTCAGAGTCATTTGAATTGTATACGTTATTTCCATAAGAAAGTGCCCGTATTGTTCAGAGGGGATTCTACGCTGCTGGATGAAAAAAGTGGTATTAAAAGAGCGGTTCGGAGAATATTCCTAAAGTGGGTGTACCGTCATATTGATATTGCTTTATATGCCGGAACGAATAACAAAGTTTATTTCACTACGCACGGCCTACGAGATCAGCAGCTTGTATTTGCACCCCATGCTATCGACAATAACCGTTTTGCGGACCCTCATGGTGAACTTGCCCGGCAGGCAAAGGCATGGCGTACTAAATTAGGGTATTGTGAAGATGATATAGTTGTTTTGTTTGCGGGCAAGCTAGAGCCCAAAAAGAATCCGGAAATATTGTTGGAACTGGCGAAAAAAATAACCAATAACAAGATTAAATTTCTGTTGGTCGGAAATGGCGAAATGGAACAGCAGTTAAAGGAAAAAGCTGCTAATATGCGAAGTGTTAAATTTCTGGACTTTCAGAATCAAAGTGTTATGCCGGTAGTATATAGATTGGGCAATATTTTTATATTGCCATCGAGTGGCCCTGGCGAGACCTGGGGATTGGCATTGAACGAGGCCATGGCATGTGGGATACCGGTTATTGCCAGTGACAAGGTGGGAGGAGCTATAGATCTCATTAAACCTGGCGTAAACGGTTTTATTTTTAAAACAGGCAATGTTCAGGAGTTATATTCGCAGTTAAGTGGCTCTATTGATCCTTTGAAGTTGATTGCCATGGGCAATCAATCTAAGGAAATTATCAGACTATGGAGTTTTGAGCATATTCTGCATGCTATACATGCTATATTCTATTCCGGAGTACGTGTTGAGATGACTGATTAA
- a CDS encoding FkbM family methyltransferase, with the protein MSVVQVLKFIINHPLNRNNRLGSVKRFLKWQIGSRLLPYPITYPFIGNTKLIIKRGMTGATGNLYAGLHDFEDMGFLLHLLRPEDLFADIGANIGSYTLLASGHRGANAIAFEPIPATYEILKNNIAINQIERKVTALNIGLGSKLGSLKFTNGLDTMNHVAKEDDWETSVLEVKVDTLDNVMEGRVPLLMKVDVEGFETEVLNGAAATLKNPALKAIIIELNGSGKHYGYDDADIKRKLESLGFNAYQYEPFKRKLIKMDTQQHGNMLYLRDMDFINERIKTSPAIQVLGHTF; encoded by the coding sequence ATGTCTGTTGTACAGGTGCTGAAGTTTATTATTAATCATCCGCTGAACAGGAATAACCGGCTGGGTTCTGTCAAACGGTTCCTGAAGTGGCAAATAGGTTCACGCCTGTTACCTTATCCCATAACCTACCCATTTATTGGTAATACAAAGTTGATCATAAAAAGAGGAATGACCGGAGCTACCGGGAATTTGTATGCGGGTCTTCATGATTTTGAAGATATGGGTTTTCTATTGCACCTGCTGAGACCGGAAGATCTATTTGCGGATATTGGGGCTAATATTGGCAGTTATACTTTACTGGCTTCAGGTCACAGAGGCGCCAATGCTATTGCTTTTGAACCCATTCCTGCTACTTATGAAATCTTAAAGAATAATATCGCTATTAATCAAATCGAAAGAAAGGTAACTGCACTGAATATCGGACTTGGTTCGAAGCTTGGGTCTCTTAAATTTACGAATGGACTGGATACTATGAATCATGTTGCTAAGGAAGACGATTGGGAAACATCGGTACTGGAAGTAAAAGTGGATACTCTCGACAATGTTATGGAAGGAAGAGTCCCGTTACTCATGAAGGTTGATGTGGAAGGCTTTGAAACGGAGGTACTGAACGGTGCAGCAGCTACCTTGAAAAATCCGGCATTAAAGGCGATCATTATTGAATTGAACGGATCGGGTAAGCACTATGGATATGATGATGCAGATATAAAACGGAAATTAGAATCGCTGGGTTTCAATGCATATCAATATGAGCCTTTTAAGCGGAAGTTGATCAAAATGGATACGCAGCAGCATGGTAATATGCTCTACCTCAGAGATATGGATTTTATTAATGAACGAATTAAAACGAGTCCTGCCATTCAGGTATTGGGCCATACTTTCTAA
- a CDS encoding acyltransferase family protein, whose protein sequence is MGFGIKKIDLTKEILSIELLRGIASAMVCFFHLSAGNKHFLPEDNTMRKIGSYGWTGVEVFFVIPYAMFVKNYTPNNLGTFLKKRVIRIEPWAGASLIFVRHAFKMY, encoded by the coding sequence ATGGGTTTCGGAATTAAGAAGATAGACCTAACCAAGGAAATCCTCTCCATTGAATTATTGCGCGGAATAGCTTCAGCGATGGTGTGTTTTTTCCATCTAAGTGCCGGCAATAAGCATTTTTTGCCTGAGGATAATACCATGCGGAAAATCGGATCGTACGGATGGACAGGTGTAGAAGTATTTTTTGTGATCCCATATGCAATGTTTGTAAAAAATTATACTCCCAATAACCTGGGTACTTTCCTTAAAAAGAGGGTTATCCGTATTGAGCCGTGGGCGGGAGCATCATTAATCTTTGTGAGGCACGCATTCAAAATGTATTGA
- a CDS encoding glycosyltransferase: MGKFDGKMKRVLIIAPHFPPVNSADMHRVRQSLPYFREMGWEPVIITVDERYIESYSIDPLLSHTFPADIEVHKVKAFDVRYTRKLGLGSLSIRSYFQIKRKGNELLKKHKFDLVYFSTTAFHVMALGPGWKRKFGVPFILDIQDPWRSDFYLDKPRSERPPKFFISYNIDKYLEGKTVPKANGIISVSQGYCDMFLQRYTGMQKEQFRVIPFGVSGKDFSVMEKYVQEVDKINFSTDRTNIVYVGRGGHDLKFALEIIFRALAKGIERMPEVFGKVHLWFVGTSYAQAGKGQKTIEPLARALQVGDYVTEIPDRLPYFETLFLLKKKADMLLVPGSTDTSYTASKIYPYIITQKTLLAVFYRESSVLKVLKEVYPQSVLAFDHLHHSPEEYVDACMEQFKTLLSSLEAVPVNMPAFEPYMAKQRTKEQVEFFNKVINGFRN; encoded by the coding sequence ATGGGAAAATTTGATGGTAAGATGAAGAGAGTGTTGATCATAGCACCACATTTTCCGCCAGTGAACAGTGCCGATATGCACCGCGTACGGCAGAGCCTTCCCTATTTCAGGGAAATGGGCTGGGAGCCCGTAATTATTACCGTGGATGAGCGATATATAGAATCCTATAGTATTGATCCATTACTGTCACATACATTTCCTGCTGATATTGAAGTACACAAAGTAAAAGCCTTTGATGTACGCTATACAAGAAAACTAGGGTTAGGCAGCTTATCTATACGTTCCTATTTCCAGATAAAACGGAAAGGCAATGAGTTGTTGAAAAAGCATAAATTTGATTTAGTCTACTTTTCAACCACCGCCTTTCATGTAATGGCGCTGGGACCCGGCTGGAAAAGGAAGTTTGGTGTACCTTTTATACTAGATATCCAGGACCCGTGGAGAAGTGATTTTTACCTCGATAAGCCTAGGTCCGAGCGTCCCCCAAAATTTTTTATTTCTTATAATATTGATAAATACCTGGAGGGTAAAACAGTTCCTAAAGCTAATGGCATCATCAGTGTTTCACAGGGGTATTGTGATATGTTCCTGCAACGTTATACTGGTATGCAAAAGGAACAATTCCGGGTGATTCCATTTGGTGTTTCGGGTAAGGATTTTTCCGTGATGGAAAAATACGTGCAGGAGGTGGATAAGATTAACTTTTCTACAGATCGGACTAATATAGTATATGTTGGACGGGGCGGGCATGATTTAAAGTTTGCGCTGGAGATCATTTTTCGTGCTCTGGCAAAGGGAATTGAACGTATGCCGGAAGTTTTTGGTAAAGTGCATTTGTGGTTTGTGGGGACAAGCTATGCTCAGGCTGGCAAGGGCCAAAAGACTATTGAGCCGTTGGCCAGGGCGTTGCAGGTTGGAGACTATGTTACCGAAATTCCTGACCGGTTACCTTATTTTGAAACTTTGTTCCTTTTAAAGAAAAAGGCGGATATGTTACTGGTGCCGGGATCGACAGATACTTCTTATACAGCTTCCAAGATATACCCTTATATAATTACTCAGAAAACGTTGCTGGCTGTTTTTTATAGGGAAAGCAGCGTACTGAAGGTGCTGAAAGAGGTATATCCCCAAAGTGTGTTGGCTTTTGATCATTTGCATCATTCTCCAGAAGAATATGTGGATGCTTGTATGGAACAGTTCAAAACTCTGTTAAGCAGCCTGGAAGCCGTACCGGTTAATATGCCGGCCTTTGAGCCCTATATGGCGAAGCAGCGAACAAAAGAACAGGTAGAATTCTTTAATAAAGTAATAAATGGGTTTCGGAATTAA
- a CDS encoding glycosyltransferase family 4 protein: MKHILFITSTNLASNPRCRKEIEVAQQLGYAVTVYAFDMANWTREMEKQIRQTLNGIKYYSLQTSRKPFFPWLMNSLLGAGAKILYRMGWHSTLISAVATDKRTFTLLRAMQKERPSFDLIIAHNPGAFYPAWWFSRKTGVPFAIDVEDFHPGENNDPLIRRAVTGLMKVILPEASYISFASPMIYDATLSLFNELNLKNTIKINNVFPAKEFALYNQPDKASDEKMNLVWFSQHISFNRGLDGILPLLGHFTGRLQLTLIGNLDPEFYEKVLRKYEFVEVKPPTSQELLNSTLGKYDIGLALEINGVDENRKICLTNKIWAYLQAGLYILASDTPAQKQFAQQFPLHTCIIDISDKEALISSIQKTLDFLPEIRKNKASRFSINQNVSWENEHKKLSQQWENLMVR, encoded by the coding sequence ATGAAGCATATCCTGTTTATAACCAGCACCAATCTGGCCAGTAATCCCCGCTGTCGTAAAGAAATTGAAGTAGCACAACAACTTGGATATGCAGTAACGGTGTATGCCTTTGATATGGCCAACTGGACCCGGGAAATGGAGAAGCAAATCAGGCAAACACTTAATGGGATAAAATATTATTCTTTACAAACATCAAGAAAGCCCTTTTTCCCCTGGTTAATGAATTCTCTTTTAGGAGCAGGGGCGAAAATTCTATATCGGATGGGTTGGCATTCCACGCTTATCAGTGCTGTTGCTACTGATAAAAGAACATTTACATTACTCCGGGCTATGCAAAAGGAAAGACCTTCGTTTGATCTGATTATTGCTCACAATCCCGGAGCGTTCTATCCTGCCTGGTGGTTTTCGCGTAAAACAGGAGTTCCCTTTGCAATAGATGTAGAAGATTTTCATCCAGGTGAGAATAACGACCCTTTAATCAGAAGGGCGGTTACTGGATTAATGAAAGTAATTTTACCAGAGGCTTCCTACATTTCTTTTGCATCTCCTATGATTTACGATGCTACATTATCTCTCTTCAATGAATTGAACTTAAAGAATACAATCAAAATTAATAACGTTTTCCCTGCAAAGGAATTTGCATTATATAACCAACCTGACAAGGCTTCTGATGAAAAAATGAACCTTGTTTGGTTTTCCCAGCATATAAGCTTTAATAGGGGACTCGATGGAATACTACCTTTATTGGGGCATTTTACCGGGCGTCTTCAGTTGACACTGATAGGAAATCTGGACCCTGAATTTTATGAAAAGGTTCTTAGAAAATACGAGTTCGTTGAAGTCAAACCGCCAACGAGCCAGGAATTATTAAACAGCACACTGGGAAAATATGACATTGGCCTGGCACTTGAGATAAACGGCGTGGATGAGAATCGTAAGATATGTCTTACTAATAAAATTTGGGCTTATCTGCAGGCTGGTCTTTATATCTTAGCCAGCGATACACCGGCTCAAAAACAATTTGCGCAGCAATTTCCTCTTCATACGTGTATCATTGATATAAGTGATAAAGAAGCATTAATTTCTTCAATTCAAAAAACATTGGATTTCTTACCTGAAATAAGAAAAAATAAAGCTTCACGATTTAGTATTAATCAAAATGTAAGTTGGGAAAACGAGCATAAAAAGTTATCCCAACAATGGGAAAATTTGATGGTAAGATGA
- a CDS encoding glycosyltransferase family 1 protein, whose protein sequence is MGFLFKDKTVYILSSEKWGTMRISKHHYAIELAERGNEVYFIEPPDLNNKGIRIVPSGEHASLYVVKYRPIYRGKRFLPGFIYRVLIWGQITYLRKAIGKLPDVVWCFDPYRFLNLTWFKAPVSIFFAADLFSQHFLPEESLTADICFGVSDSIIDLLKLTGKNVQFINHGLNRFFAETATGYLSELKNDQSHPKEDITVGYVGNLLMEAPDRETMRQVITAHPNIKFIFWGQYEKEGNLVAFNNPQVFAFIEFLRSQPNVILRGAVHPSVLSEECKKVDIFWLCWQLNISKIWDGSNSHKVMEYLSTGKPVVSHYISTYKDSNLVDMLKTRDNSGYADLFARVVRRVKEGEPVDRQRERIIFSMSNTYQSHISSIEALVARQCS, encoded by the coding sequence ATGGGTTTCCTGTTCAAGGATAAGACGGTCTATATACTTTCCTCTGAGAAGTGGGGTACCATGCGTATTTCCAAGCATCATTATGCAATCGAATTGGCAGAGAGGGGGAATGAAGTTTATTTTATCGAACCTCCCGACTTGAACAATAAAGGTATTCGTATTGTACCTTCCGGAGAACACGCATCATTATATGTCGTAAAGTACCGGCCAATTTATCGGGGAAAACGATTCTTACCGGGATTTATTTACAGAGTACTCATTTGGGGACAGATCACGTATTTAAGAAAAGCGATTGGTAAACTTCCGGATGTGGTTTGGTGTTTTGACCCTTATCGGTTCCTGAACCTTACATGGTTTAAGGCCCCTGTCAGCATCTTTTTTGCTGCAGACCTTTTTAGCCAGCACTTCCTTCCTGAAGAGTCTTTAACGGCAGATATTTGTTTTGGCGTTTCTGATTCCATTATTGACTTATTAAAACTGACAGGGAAAAATGTTCAGTTTATCAATCATGGCCTGAACCGTTTTTTTGCCGAGACCGCCACAGGTTATTTAAGTGAACTGAAAAATGACCAAAGCCATCCGAAAGAAGATATAACAGTAGGATATGTTGGTAACCTGCTGATGGAAGCTCCCGACAGGGAAACAATGCGGCAGGTTATAACAGCTCATCCAAATATTAAATTTATTTTTTGGGGTCAGTATGAAAAGGAGGGAAATTTAGTTGCTTTCAACAATCCCCAGGTTTTTGCTTTTATTGAGTTTTTGCGATCACAGCCCAATGTCATATTACGCGGTGCGGTGCATCCATCTGTATTGAGTGAGGAATGTAAAAAGGTAGATATTTTCTGGCTTTGCTGGCAGCTTAATATCAGTAAAATATGGGATGGTTCCAATTCCCATAAAGTTATGGAATACCTGAGCACCGGTAAGCCGGTGGTTTCTCATTATATATCTACCTATAAGGATTCAAACCTGGTCGATATGTTGAAAACCAGGGATAATAGTGGTTATGCCGATCTGTTTGCCCGGGTGGTCCGGCGTGTTAAGGAAGGAGAGCCGGTGGATAGACAAAGGGAGCGCATAATTTTTTCGATGAGTAATACCTATCAGTCACATATTTCAAGTATTGAGGCCTTGGTAGCAAGGCAATGTTCATGA
- a CDS encoding DegT/DnrJ/EryC1/StrS family aminotransferase, whose product MQVPFVDLKKQYDSIKTAIDAAIEQVIEETAFIGGVHVKTFERLFAEAYGVKHCIGCANGTDAIYILLKMLGIGPGDEVITTACSWISTSETIGQTGATPVFVDIEADYFTIDIKKVEEKITPRTKAIIPVHLYGQMADIEVLAQLCEKRDLYLIEDCAQSHFSQHKERNAGTWGIAGTLSFYPGKNLGAYGDAGAIITNDDVLAEKCRMYANHGALIKHQHHIEGINSRLDGMQAAILGAKLPYIHQWTEQRIANAAYYNECLKDIPQIKIPGKRPDSRHTWHLYVIRAERRNELAAYLKAHGVETAVHYPTPLPFLQAYRHLQAIREDFPVSAAYQEQILSLPMYPELTNEHIQYVAQSIAEFYNS is encoded by the coding sequence ATGCAAGTACCATTTGTCGACTTGAAAAAGCAATATGATTCTATTAAAACGGCTATTGATGCCGCTATTGAACAGGTTATTGAGGAAACAGCTTTTATAGGCGGGGTTCATGTGAAAACATTTGAGCGACTTTTTGCCGAAGCTTATGGGGTTAAACATTGTATCGGTTGTGCAAATGGTACAGATGCTATTTATATCCTGTTAAAAATGTTGGGTATTGGCCCTGGCGATGAGGTGATCACTACTGCCTGTAGCTGGATATCTACTTCTGAAACCATTGGACAAACGGGGGCCACGCCGGTGTTTGTGGATATTGAAGCTGATTATTTTACCATTGATATAAAAAAGGTAGAAGAAAAAATTACACCGCGTACAAAAGCCATCATACCTGTACATTTATATGGCCAGATGGCTGATATAGAAGTGCTTGCTCAGCTTTGCGAAAAAAGAGATCTTTATCTTATTGAAGATTGTGCTCAGTCTCATTTTTCTCAGCATAAAGAACGTAATGCGGGAACCTGGGGTATTGCCGGAACCTTGAGCTTTTACCCCGGGAAAAACCTGGGGGCTTATGGCGATGCCGGCGCCATTATTACTAACGATGATGTATTGGCTGAAAAGTGCCGGATGTACGCAAATCATGGGGCCCTGATAAAGCATCAACACCATATAGAAGGGATTAACAGCCGGCTGGATGGTATGCAGGCAGCTATTCTCGGCGCCAAATTGCCTTATATTCACCAATGGACAGAACAACGTATTGCTAATGCTGCTTATTACAATGAATGCCTCAAGGATATTCCTCAAATAAAAATACCAGGAAAGCGACCGGATTCCCGTCATACATGGCATTTGTATGTCATCAGGGCAGAACGGCGTAATGAACTGGCCGCTTACCTGAAAGCGCATGGTGTTGAAACTGCAGTACATTATCCTACCCCCCTGCCTTTTTTGCAGGCATATCGGCACTTACAAGCCATTCGTGAGGATTTTCCGGTTTCAGCGGCTTACCAGGAACAGATACTTTCCCTGCCCATGTACCCTGAACTTACCAATGAGCATATTCAATATGTTGCTCAAAGCATTGCTGAATTTTATAACTCCTAA
- a CDS encoding class I SAM-dependent methyltransferase yields MKNKVAEIIKDQAYQKNGSKVVFTSAIDFEEATFIDNLIRELRPQNTIEIGCAEGASSLVIMDALASSGGQHTIIDPFQTTYWESKGINLLQMFGHDQYKLIEKGSEIALPALLDKAEKFDFAFIDGYHTFDHTLLDAFYLVKMLKPGGVLVIDDVQMPAINKCLRYLYNYPCLQYKGSSMGTSATKSRKLFDKVKGGVQLISGIIPQKWRSELLNDSVLRSDVKLGLRSSMVAFQKTAEDTREWNWWKSF; encoded by the coding sequence ATGAAAAATAAAGTAGCAGAAATTATCAAGGACCAGGCTTATCAGAAAAACGGTTCTAAAGTGGTATTTACTTCTGCCATAGATTTTGAAGAAGCAACATTTATTGACAACCTGATACGGGAATTACGACCCCAAAATACTATTGAGATCGGTTGTGCAGAAGGGGCTTCCAGTTTAGTGATAATGGATGCGCTTGCATCAAGTGGAGGACAACATACTATCATTGATCCGTTTCAGACCACTTATTGGGAAAGCAAAGGAATCAACCTGTTGCAAATGTTTGGTCATGATCAATACAAGCTTATTGAAAAGGGGTCAGAAATTGCATTGCCTGCCTTACTGGATAAAGCGGAGAAATTTGATTTCGCCTTTATTGACGGCTATCACACTTTTGATCATACTTTATTGGATGCATTTTACCTGGTGAAAATGCTCAAACCAGGCGGAGTATTAGTGATTGACGATGTTCAGATGCCGGCGATTAATAAATGCCTCCGTTACCTGTACAACTATCCCTGCCTTCAATATAAAGGATCTTCAATGGGGACATCAGCAACAAAAAGCCGGAAACTGTTTGACAAGGTTAAAGGAGGTGTTCAGTTGATATCGGGTATTATACCTCAAAAATGGCGTTCCGAGTTGTTGAATGATTCGGTATTGAGAAGCGATGTGAAGCTGGGGCTTCGCTCCAGCATGGTGGCTTTTCAAAAAACAGCAGAAGATACGAGGGAGTGGAACTGGTGGAAATCTTTTTAA
- a CDS encoding acyltransferase, which translates to MNNPIIFESAIRNDVIFGEHVKVVNPVNLYGCKIGEGCFIGPFVEIQKDVVIGDRTKVQSHSFICELVTIGDDCFIGHGVMFINDLFETGGPARGDKTKWKNTVIGNNVSLGSNATILPISICDNVVIGAGAVVTKDITEPGIYAGNPAALLRKI; encoded by the coding sequence ATGAACAATCCTATAATTTTTGAAAGCGCTATCCGGAACGATGTAATATTCGGCGAGCATGTAAAAGTGGTAAACCCGGTTAATTTGTATGGCTGCAAAATTGGGGAAGGGTGCTTTATTGGCCCTTTTGTGGAAATACAGAAAGACGTGGTCATTGGCGACCGGACTAAAGTGCAATCCCATAGTTTTATATGTGAGCTGGTTACGATCGGTGATGATTGTTTCATCGGGCATGGCGTGATGTTTATAAATGATTTGTTCGAGACAGGGGGGCCGGCACGGGGCGATAAAACAAAATGGAAGAATACTGTTATCGGTAATAACGTTTCTCTCGGATCGAATGCAACAATTCTTCCCATTTCTATTTGTGATAATGTCGTGATAGGCGCCGGAGCTGTGGTTACAAAGGACATTACTGAGCCTGGTATTTATGCCGGTAATCCAGCTGCCCTGTTGCGAAAAATATAA